In Elusimicrobiota bacterium, a genomic segment contains:
- a CDS encoding sigma-70 family RNA polymerase sigma factor, which yields MPYYRLLSLYRSAKKSKSKAAEFKKQTGYSPVNLDVQIENLQSLLSRQNHLKEGLSITPEDLIEADRKIREFEDVIHIDKMKLIEANFRLVVSIAKKHVGISNLELSDLIQEGNLGLSKAVEKFEWKRGFKFSTYATWWIRQSINRAIADQSRTIRIPVHMKELISKLTKIKKKYQQEYGREPNIEEYTRLLRLSAERVRRVLKMMQEPISLSTPVGEEEDSKLEDFVEDLSGPSPVQKTQHYRLQLEIENILSTLTPREADIIRLRYGIGSGYPRTLEEVGKIFGVTRERVRQIEAKAIRKLRHPSRSKTLREYLE from the coding sequence GTGCCGTACTACAGGCTTTTGAGTTTGTATCGTTCTGCTAAAAAAAGCAAGAGTAAGGCTGCTGAATTCAAAAAACAAACCGGTTATTCTCCCGTAAATCTTGATGTCCAGATAGAAAATCTGCAGAGCCTTCTGTCAAGGCAAAATCATCTTAAAGAAGGACTGTCAATTACCCCTGAAGATTTGATTGAAGCTGATCGTAAAATTCGCGAATTTGAAGACGTAATCCATATTGATAAAATGAAGCTCATTGAGGCTAACTTTCGTCTGGTAGTTTCGATCGCAAAAAAACATGTCGGCATTTCAAACCTTGAGCTTTCTGATTTGATACAGGAAGGCAACCTTGGGCTTTCAAAAGCTGTGGAAAAATTTGAATGGAAAAGAGGCTTTAAGTTTTCAACCTATGCAACCTGGTGGATACGCCAATCAATAAATCGGGCGATTGCAGATCAGTCAAGGACAATCCGAATACCTGTGCATATGAAAGAGCTGATTTCAAAACTCACAAAAATAAAGAAAAAATATCAGCAGGAATACGGGCGCGAACCAAATATTGAAGAATATACCAGACTTCTGAGGCTTTCGGCAGAAAGAGTAAGGCGCGTTTTGAAAATGATGCAGGAGCCCATATCGCTTTCAACTCCGGTAGGGGAAGAGGAAGACTCAAAACTTGAAGATTTTGTTGAAGATTTAAGCGGGCCCAGCCCGGTTCAAAAAACCCAGCATTATAGGCTTCAGCTAGAAATTGAAAATATTTTGAGCACTCTTACTCCCCGTGAAGCAGACATAATAAGACTTCGCTATGGCATAGGTTCCGGATATCCAAGGACTCTTGAAGAAGTTGGTAAAATTTTCGGCGTTACAAGAGAACGTGTCCGTCAAATTGAAGCAAAAGCTATAAGAAAACTGCGCCATCCTTCTCGCAGCAAAACGTTAAGAGAATATCTGGAATAA